A stretch of Geobacter sp. DNA encodes these proteins:
- a CDS encoding shikimate dehydrogenase, with the protein MIQSIPELTGKTKVLGIIGDPISHSLSPLMQNAALRALGLDYVYVPFRVRPEELSTALLGLQSLNVAGFNVTIPHKTAVVGLVDGLSREAELIGAVNTVTREGAHLIGHNTDAIGFLSAITEGMGFDPAGASVLLLGAGGAARAALVALAQAGIENITIANRTQSTAENLLSLLKHAGSRASGSHTSLAAVCADRALLGSFDLVVNTTSVGMGGTAFVNFDVTWLKPGARIYDMVYVPSETPLLQAARAAGIKAMNGASMLAAQGESAFRLWIGCDPPPGLMLERVLSALAALS; encoded by the coding sequence ATGATTCAATCCATTCCCGAACTGACCGGAAAGACAAAAGTACTTGGCATCATTGGTGATCCCATCAGTCACTCCCTGTCGCCGCTCATGCAGAATGCAGCCTTGCGTGCGCTCGGACTCGATTACGTATATGTCCCTTTTCGTGTCAGACCAGAGGAACTCTCAACCGCACTTTTGGGTCTGCAATCACTCAATGTTGCCGGTTTCAATGTTACCATCCCGCACAAGACCGCGGTTGTCGGTTTAGTGGATGGCTTGTCCCGCGAAGCCGAACTGATCGGGGCCGTGAACACGGTAACTCGGGAGGGTGCTCACCTCATTGGCCACAATACTGATGCCATCGGTTTTCTCTCGGCAATCACCGAAGGGATGGGATTTGATCCAGCAGGGGCGAGTGTTTTGCTACTCGGGGCTGGAGGGGCTGCTCGGGCAGCTCTGGTTGCCCTTGCCCAGGCTGGAATCGAGAATATAACCATTGCCAATCGGACACAATCTACTGCTGAGAACTTACTTTCCCTGCTGAAACATGCCGGCTCCAGAGCCAGTGGAAGTCATACCTCACTGGCAGCCGTTTGTGCCGATCGAGCCCTGCTGGGATCATTTGATCTGGTGGTAAACACCACCTCCGTTGGTATGGGAGGTACGGCATTTGTCAATTTTGATGTCACATGGCTCAAGCCTGGTGCACGAATCTATGACATGGTGTATGTGCCGTCCGAGACGCCGTTGTTACAGGCAGCACGTGCAGCCGGCATTAAGGCCATGAATGGTGCGAGTATGCTGGCAGCACAGGGAGAATCAGCCTTCCGCCTTTGGATCGGCTGCGACCCCCCGCCTGGCTTGATGCTGGAACGGGTACTGTCAGCACTGGCGGCATTGTCTTGA
- the pilB gene encoding type IV-A pilus assembly ATPase PilB: MQPSRLGDLLVKNNLITKEQLAQSLDEQKQAGSQVRLGTILTRNNIITEEDLVSFLSKQYGVPSINLSEVEVDPAVIKIIPVDIAQKYQVVPVNRAGGTLIIAMSDPSNIFAIDDIRFMTGFSIEVVVAPESAIKTSIDKYYDQSASLADVMGDLDMEDLEVVGEEEDVDLNSLERATEDAPVVKLVNLILTDAIKKKASDIHIEPYERMFRVRYRIDGVLYEAMKPPMKLKNAITSRIKIMSELDIAERRLPQDGRIKIKLGGGKDMDFRVSVLPTLFGEKIVLRLLDKSNLQLDMTKLGYEPDALSRFQEQIHKPFGMVLVTGPTGSGKTVSLYSALSELNKVTENISTAEDPVEFNFAGINQVQVHEDIGLTFAAALRSFLRQDPDIIMIGEIRDFETAEIAIKAALTGHMVLSTLHTNDAPATINRLLNMGIEPFLVASAVNLITAQRLARRICSECREIEEVPVQALITAGVSKEEAPEYVCYRGKGCPRCNGTGYKGRVGFYQVLPMLEEIRELILNGANTAEIKRESMRLGIKTMRQSGLTKLKEGVTSFEEVLRVTVSDD, encoded by the coding sequence ATGCAACCAAGTAGACTGGGAGACCTCCTGGTCAAAAATAATCTGATTACCAAGGAACAGCTTGCCCAGTCGCTTGACGAGCAGAAGCAGGCAGGCAGCCAGGTTCGCCTTGGCACCATTCTCACCCGGAACAATATCATTACCGAAGAGGATCTGGTTTCCTTTCTCTCCAAGCAGTATGGTGTCCCCTCTATCAACCTGAGTGAGGTCGAGGTCGATCCGGCGGTCATCAAGATCATCCCGGTGGATATCGCGCAAAAGTATCAGGTCGTTCCCGTCAACCGCGCAGGGGGAACCCTGATCATTGCCATGAGTGATCCATCCAATATTTTTGCCATCGATGATATCCGCTTTATGACCGGATTCAGCATCGAGGTTGTGGTAGCCCCCGAATCTGCCATCAAGACGTCCATAGACAAGTATTACGACCAGTCTGCATCACTGGCCGATGTCATGGGTGATCTCGACATGGAAGATCTGGAGGTCGTCGGTGAAGAGGAGGATGTCGATCTCAACTCTCTGGAGAGGGCTACCGAAGACGCACCGGTAGTAAAACTCGTCAACCTGATTCTTACCGATGCCATCAAGAAAAAGGCGAGTGATATCCATATCGAGCCCTATGAACGGATGTTTCGTGTCAGGTACCGGATCGACGGGGTGCTGTACGAGGCTATGAAGCCTCCCATGAAACTGAAGAATGCCATAACTTCACGAATCAAGATCATGTCCGAACTGGACATTGCCGAGCGTCGCCTCCCACAGGATGGCAGGATCAAGATAAAGCTGGGTGGCGGCAAGGATATGGATTTCCGGGTTTCCGTGCTGCCGACATTGTTCGGCGAGAAGATCGTTCTCCGGCTCCTGGACAAGTCGAATCTGCAGTTGGACATGACCAAGCTCGGCTATGAGCCTGATGCCCTGTCCCGATTCCAAGAGCAGATCCACAAGCCGTTCGGCATGGTATTGGTGACTGGTCCAACTGGTAGCGGTAAAACGGTTTCTCTTTACTCGGCGCTTTCGGAACTGAATAAAGTAACGGAAAACATTTCTACTGCTGAAGACCCGGTGGAATTCAACTTTGCCGGGATCAACCAGGTTCAGGTGCATGAGGATATTGGTCTCACCTTTGCCGCGGCGCTCCGTTCCTTCCTTCGTCAGGATCCTGATATCATCATGATTGGTGAGATCCGTGACTTCGAAACGGCAGAGATCGCTATCAAGGCTGCATTGACCGGTCACATGGTCCTTTCGACCTTGCATACCAATGATGCGCCGGCAACCATTAACCGTCTGCTCAACATGGGGATCGAGCCGTTCCTGGTGGCGTCGGCAGTAAACCTGATCACGGCCCAACGCCTGGCACGACGAATTTGCAGCGAATGCAGGGAAATAGAAGAGGTTCCTGTTCAGGCACTTATCACTGCCGGAGTTTCCAAGGAAGAAGCGCCGGAATATGTCTGCTACCGCGGCAAAGGGTGCCCCAGATGCAACGGGACCGGCTACAAGGGGCGGGTCGGATTTTACCAGGTCCTTCCCATGCTGGAAGAGATCCGCGAACTCATCCTGAATGGCGCCAATACGGCAGAGATCAAGCGAGAATCCATGCGTCTGGGCATCAAGACCATGCGTCAGTCCGGACTTACCAAGCTGAAAGAAGGGGTCACCTCCTTTGAAGAGGTTTTGAGAGTGACCGTTTCCGACGATTAG
- a CDS encoding PilT/PilU family type 4a pilus ATPase: protein MANLHQLLKELVDRGGSDLHITTNTPPQIRVDGKLSPLDLPPLTAVDTKQLCYSVLTEAQKHKFEEESELDLSFGVKGLSRFRGNILVQRGAVAGVFRVIPYKILTFEELGLPPVVKDLAEKPRGLILVTGPTGSGKSTTLASIIDKINTDRHDHIVTIEDPIEYLHPHKGCLVNQREVGADTKSFKSALKYVLRQDPDVVLIGELRDLETIEAALTLAETGHLCFATLHTNSCAQTINRIIDVFPPYQQTQVRTQLSFVLEGVLSQTLIPKLGGHGRILSLEVMVPNPAIRNLIREDKVHQIYSQMQVGQDKFGMQTMNQSLFSLCARRLISVDDAMGRSPEPDELKQMFAAGGTLPGQQRRPLR from the coding sequence ATGGCAAATCTGCATCAGTTGCTGAAAGAGCTTGTCGATAGAGGCGGGTCTGACCTGCATATCACCACCAATACTCCACCGCAGATTCGTGTCGACGGGAAGTTGAGCCCACTCGACTTGCCGCCCCTCACTGCAGTCGACACCAAACAGCTCTGTTACAGCGTGCTCACCGAAGCACAGAAGCATAAGTTCGAGGAAGAGAGCGAACTGGATCTTTCGTTCGGGGTCAAGGGACTGTCGCGATTCCGTGGGAACATCCTGGTGCAGCGTGGTGCGGTTGCAGGAGTATTCAGGGTCATCCCCTACAAGATCCTCACCTTTGAGGAGCTCGGATTGCCTCCGGTGGTAAAAGACCTTGCCGAGAAACCACGTGGATTGATCCTGGTCACCGGTCCGACCGGCAGCGGGAAATCGACCACGCTTGCTTCCATCATCGACAAGATCAATACCGATCGTCACGACCATATCGTTACCATCGAAGATCCCATCGAATACCTGCACCCGCACAAGGGTTGTCTGGTGAATCAGCGGGAGGTCGGCGCCGACACCAAGAGTTTCAAGAGTGCCCTGAAATATGTCTTGCGGCAGGATCCTGACGTGGTCCTTATCGGCGAGCTTCGTGATCTTGAGACCATCGAGGCGGCTCTGACTCTTGCCGAAACCGGCCATCTCTGTTTCGCCACGCTTCACACCAATTCCTGTGCACAGACCATCAACCGGATCATTGACGTGTTCCCTCCCTATCAGCAGACTCAGGTGAGGACGCAGCTATCTTTCGTGCTCGAAGGCGTTCTATCCCAGACCCTGATACCAAAGTTGGGCGGCCATGGTCGCATTCTCTCTCTTGAGGTTATGGTGCCGAACCCGGCGATCCGCAACCTGATCCGGGAGGACAAGGTTCATCAGATCTATTCGCAGATGCAGGTCGGCCAGGACAAGTTCGGCATGCAGACCATGAACCAATCGTTGTTCAGTCTCTGTGCCCGTCGGCTCATCTCTGTCGATGATGCCATGGGCAGGTCACCCGAGCCGGATGAATTGAAACAGATGTTTGCTGCGGGAGGTACACTGCCCGGGCAGCAGCGCCGTCCGCTACGTTAA
- a CDS encoding type II secretion system F family protein has product MAKFNWEARSKSGQIQKGVMEADNIGLVEAQLKRFGFTGITVKGEGKGLGKELKIPGFSGAKKIETKDLVVFTRQFATMIDSGLPLVQCLDILSGQQENKTFKDILYKVKESVESGSTFADALAKHPKAFDQLYVNLVAAGEVGGILDTILNRLAAYIEKAMKLKKQVKGAMVYPATILSIAVIVVGVILVFVIPTFAKMFADMGGDLPGPTKLVIGLSNFFKKYILVMIAAFFVLKFAFQKYYATPNGRKVVDRLALKAPIAGPLIRKVSVAKFTRTLGTMISSGVPIMDGLEIVAKTAGNKVVEEAIYNVRQAISEGKTIAEPLAASGVFPPMVVQMISVGEATGAMDTMLNKIADFYDDEVDDAVSALTSMMEPLLMVVLGTTVGGLVIAMYLPIFKMGSVVGG; this is encoded by the coding sequence ATGGCAAAGTTCAACTGGGAAGCACGGAGCAAGTCTGGCCAGATCCAGAAAGGGGTAATGGAGGCCGATAATATAGGACTCGTCGAAGCCCAATTGAAGCGGTTTGGCTTCACGGGGATCACCGTCAAAGGGGAAGGGAAAGGTCTTGGGAAGGAGCTGAAGATCCCCGGTTTTAGTGGTGCCAAGAAGATCGAGACAAAGGATCTTGTCGTCTTTACCCGACAGTTTGCAACCATGATCGATTCTGGTCTTCCCCTGGTCCAATGCCTGGACATCCTCTCCGGCCAGCAGGAAAATAAGACCTTCAAGGATATCCTGTATAAGGTCAAGGAAAGCGTGGAGAGCGGTTCCACCTTTGCCGATGCCCTTGCCAAGCATCCCAAGGCCTTCGACCAGCTTTATGTAAACCTCGTCGCAGCGGGTGAGGTTGGCGGCATTCTGGACACAATCCTGAACCGGCTTGCAGCCTACATCGAGAAGGCGATGAAGCTGAAGAAGCAGGTCAAAGGGGCCATGGTCTATCCTGCAACCATCCTTTCCATTGCAGTGATTGTCGTCGGTGTCATCCTGGTATTTGTCATCCCCACCTTTGCGAAGATGTTTGCCGATATGGGTGGTGATCTGCCCGGGCCGACAAAGTTGGTCATTGGGCTCAGTAATTTCTTTAAGAAGTATATCCTTGTGATGATTGCGGCCTTCTTTGTCTTGAAGTTTGCTTTTCAGAAATACTATGCTACGCCAAATGGAAGGAAGGTTGTTGATCGATTGGCGCTGAAAGCGCCCATTGCAGGTCCTCTCATCCGCAAGGTATCGGTGGCAAAATTCACCCGTACCCTTGGGACCATGATATCCAGCGGCGTCCCGATCATGGACGGCCTGGAGATCGTTGCCAAGACAGCCGGGAACAAGGTCGTGGAAGAGGCCATCTACAACGTTCGTCAGGCGATATCCGAAGGGAAGACCATTGCGGAACCGTTGGCTGCGAGTGGCGTTTTTCCTCCCATGGTGGTGCAGATGATATCGGTCGGCGAAGCTACCGGCGCCATGGATACCATGTTGAACAAGATTGCCGATTTCTACGATGACGAGGTGGACGACGCCGTATCAGCACTGACCTCGATGATGGAGCCACTCTTGATGGTGGTGCTGGGGACCACGGTCGGTGGCCTGGTCATTGCCATGTATCTTCCCATATTCAAGATGGGCAGTGTCGTCGGCGGATAG
- a CDS encoding PAS domain S-box protein yields MNEKRGLVWFILARMIVVALFFFSTIILYRRVPDSIEILSLPGLVRLVGVTFLFSLLSLVVLYRTDKPHPFLSYAQIIWDILLVTTLILLTGGITSPYSFLYMLAIISASVLLARREAFYAASLCGILYGGILDLQYFGTLSALGLTPFYAQQYGAVHILYTIFVNIVAFYLTALLTGYLAERVRSSENALKEKEINYEELERLNSVIVKNLSSGLLTITTEGRVRVFNRHAEELTGILQREAYDQPLQEVIPGFAGILDKQNSVYADEISYQKPDGNELIFGYRAVDLTDKDGNRIGTLINFKDLTRIMEMERELKRADRLAAIGELAAHMAHEIRNPLASISGSVQLIAQGERVMEEDRRLLDIVMRETERLNFLIGDFLAYARPNAPNIAPVVLKHLLDELSALLSGDPRFYNISVTTQCAPGLKVCADRDQLQQVFWNLFVNSFDAMQGEGAVTIDVGIDHGWGEGKEMVRILFADTGPGMPPQDIQRIFEPFFTTKQGGTGLGLATVFRIIDAHRGHISVESEPDRGTTFKINLPRC; encoded by the coding sequence ATGAATGAGAAAAGGGGTCTCGTCTGGTTTATCCTAGCCAGGATGATCGTGGTGGCGCTGTTTTTTTTCTCCACGATCATCCTGTACCGGCGAGTCCCTGATAGTATTGAAATCCTTTCTCTACCCGGCCTGGTCAGGTTGGTCGGTGTTACCTTCCTTTTTTCGCTGCTGTCTCTCGTAGTCCTGTATCGAACTGATAAACCCCATCCTTTCCTGTCCTATGCCCAGATCATCTGGGATATCCTGCTGGTGACGACCCTGATCCTTCTTACTGGCGGCATTACTTCTCCATATTCATTTCTCTATATGTTGGCCATCATTTCAGCATCGGTGCTACTCGCGCGCAGGGAGGCCTTTTATGCGGCTTCCCTCTGTGGCATCCTTTACGGTGGGATTCTCGATCTTCAATATTTCGGCACGTTGAGCGCCCTCGGTCTCACACCGTTCTATGCGCAACAGTACGGTGCAGTGCACATTCTCTATACGATATTTGTCAATATCGTTGCCTTTTATCTGACTGCTCTTCTCACCGGTTATCTGGCAGAACGGGTCAGGAGCAGTGAAAATGCCCTCAAGGAAAAGGAGATCAACTACGAAGAACTGGAAAGACTGAACAGTGTTATTGTAAAGAATCTGTCGAGTGGCTTGTTGACTATCACCACCGAGGGGAGAGTGCGGGTTTTTAATCGCCACGCAGAAGAGCTGACCGGCATCTTGCAGAGAGAAGCATATGACCAGCCGCTCCAGGAGGTCATCCCGGGTTTTGCCGGTATACTGGACAAGCAAAATTCGGTTTACGCTGATGAGATAAGCTACCAGAAGCCGGACGGTAACGAGTTAATATTCGGTTACCGTGCGGTAGATCTTACCGATAAAGATGGTAACCGGATCGGGACTCTTATCAATTTCAAGGACCTGACCCGCATTATGGAGATGGAGCGGGAGTTGAAGCGGGCCGACAGATTGGCGGCTATCGGTGAACTTGCCGCACACATGGCTCACGAAATCAGAAACCCTCTGGCATCCATCAGCGGCTCGGTACAGCTCATTGCTCAGGGTGAACGGGTCATGGAGGAGGACCGTCGACTTCTAGACATTGTCATGCGCGAAACGGAACGCCTCAATTTCCTGATCGGAGATTTCCTTGCCTATGCCAGACCCAATGCCCCCAATATCGCGCCGGTTGTTCTGAAACATCTCCTCGATGAGCTTTCGGCACTTCTTTCGGGAGATCCTCGATTCTATAATATTAGCGTTACCACGCAGTGCGCTCCCGGCCTGAAGGTATGCGCTGACCGAGATCAGCTGCAACAGGTTTTCTGGAACCTGTTTGTCAATTCCTTTGATGCGATGCAGGGAGAAGGGGCCGTGACAATAGATGTCGGCATCGACCATGGGTGGGGAGAGGGAAAAGAGATGGTGCGGATTTTGTTTGCCGATACGGGGCCGGGTATGCCTCCACAGGATATTCAGCGTATATTTGAGCCATTTTTTACGACCAAGCAGGGGGGAACCGGTCTTGGGCTCGCTACGGTATTCCGGATCATCGATGCCCATAGAGGGCACATCTCGGTTGAAAGCGAGCCGGACAGGGGCACTACATTCAAGATAAACCTGCCGAGGTGTTGA
- a CDS encoding response regulator, translated as METKILVVDDELSMREFLSILLEREGYHPDLADSAESALKLLETEDYELVISDVNMPGLSGLQLLEQIKKITPDTAVLLITAYSTAEQAVEAMKLGAYDYIAKPFKVEEIKVLVRNALEKRILVQENVRLRREVQERYSFSGFIGKSVKMQEIYALIEKVAASTATVLILGESGTGKELAARAIHYNGPRREKRFVAVNCGAIPENLMESELFGHRKGAFTGAVADRAGYFEQAEGGTLFLDEIGEVPLQLQAKLLRVLQEREFRRVGDSIDRKSDVRIIAASNRDLEEQVKEGGFREDLYYRLDVVQVMMPPLRQRPEDIPILVEHFYQKFAGKPEGRQIITNDALNVLMAYPFPGNIRELENLVERCLVIGDRTITLDALPRQILDFQRRSKSSDLILIPSEGINLEAFLNEIEKKYLLQALEQCEGVKKRAAQLLGMSFRSFRYRLAKFGMDDGEEEMSMR; from the coding sequence ATGGAAACGAAAATTCTGGTCGTTGATGATGAATTGAGCATGCGGGAATTCCTCTCCATCCTCCTGGAGCGTGAGGGATACCATCCCGATCTGGCAGACAGTGCCGAATCAGCGCTGAAACTGCTGGAAACGGAAGACTACGAACTGGTCATATCCGACGTCAATATGCCTGGGTTATCCGGGTTACAGCTCTTGGAGCAGATCAAGAAGATTACACCCGATACTGCTGTCCTGCTCATTACAGCCTATAGCACGGCTGAACAGGCGGTCGAGGCGATGAAGCTCGGTGCTTACGATTATATTGCCAAGCCGTTCAAGGTCGAAGAGATCAAGGTCCTGGTCAGGAATGCGCTGGAAAAGCGCATTCTCGTCCAGGAAAATGTGCGGCTTCGTCGTGAAGTTCAAGAGCGATATAGTTTCAGTGGATTCATCGGGAAAAGCGTCAAGATGCAGGAGATCTATGCCCTTATCGAGAAGGTCGCTGCCAGTACTGCAACGGTACTGATCCTCGGCGAGAGCGGCACCGGCAAGGAACTGGCTGCCCGCGCCATCCATTATAACGGTCCCCGGAGAGAGAAACGCTTTGTTGCCGTGAATTGTGGCGCCATACCTGAAAATCTCATGGAAAGCGAACTGTTCGGGCACCGCAAGGGTGCCTTTACTGGCGCCGTTGCCGACAGGGCCGGTTATTTCGAGCAGGCTGAAGGGGGGACCCTTTTCCTCGACGAGATCGGCGAGGTGCCGCTGCAGCTGCAGGCTAAGTTGCTCAGGGTGCTGCAGGAGCGGGAATTCAGACGGGTTGGCGACAGTATTGACCGTAAGTCCGATGTCCGCATCATTGCGGCGTCAAATCGCGATCTTGAAGAGCAGGTGAAAGAAGGGGGGTTCCGGGAGGACCTCTATTATCGCCTTGATGTGGTCCAGGTTATGATGCCGCCGCTCCGGCAGCGGCCCGAGGACATACCAATCCTTGTCGAACATTTTTATCAAAAATTTGCGGGGAAACCTGAAGGGCGGCAGATCATCACCAATGATGCGCTGAATGTCCTGATGGCGTATCCCTTCCCGGGAAATATCCGCGAACTGGAAAATCTGGTGGAGCGATGCCTGGTTATTGGTGATCGTACCATCACCCTTGACGCACTCCCGAGGCAGATACTTGATTTTCAAAGGAGATCGAAATCAAGTGACTTAATCTTAATTCCGAGTGAGGGAATCAACCTTGAGGCATTTCTGAACGAAATAGAGAAAAAATATCTGCTTCAGGCGTTGGAACAGTGCGAAGGTGTGAAAAAGAGAGCAGCGCAACTGCTCGGGATGTCGTTCAGATCGTTTCGTTATCGTTTGGCAAAGTTCGGTATGGATGACGGGGAGGAAGAGATGTCAATGCGGTGA
- a CDS encoding prepilin-type N-terminal cleavage/methylation domain-containing protein → MLKKIRNNKGFTLIELLIVVAIIGILAAIAIPQFSSYREKAYHSASTSDLKNIKTGNEAYMADNQEYPAGLAFQ, encoded by the coding sequence ATGTTGAAAAAAATCAGAAACAACAAAGGCTTCACCCTTATCGAGCTGCTGATCGTCGTGGCGATCATCGGCATCCTGGCGGCCATCGCCATCCCGCAGTTCTCGTCCTATCGTGAGAAGGCTTACCATAGCGCCTCAACCAGTGACTTGAAAAACATCAAAACCGGCAATGAGGCGTATATGGCTGATAATCAGGAATATCCTGCAGGCCTGGCTTTCCAATAA
- a CDS encoding ABC transporter permease produces MRSIILITLKGIFRDRVFQGIMVTACAFLLIPGIAALSMRQVTELSLTLSLSLLSFILLLLAVFLGGTSLWKDIERRYTFSVLGLPLSRQGYLLGRFGGTALFVLLAAVVMGIAACAVVGFTSALHPPDRPIVWGTMGLCILFDALKFILLIAVAFLFSTVSTSFFLPVFGTIATFLAGGVTQQVYEYINSPTSKTLSPTVKRIASGLYYILPNFSAFDLKVNAIYGLPVPVDGLLLTMAYFVVYVGILLSLSAVIFLRREMR; encoded by the coding sequence ATGAGATCAATCATTCTTATCACTCTGAAAGGGATCTTTCGCGACCGCGTATTTCAGGGGATTATGGTGACAGCATGTGCATTCCTGCTGATCCCCGGCATCGCTGCACTCTCCATGCGCCAAGTGACGGAACTTTCCTTGACCCTGTCATTATCCCTGCTTTCATTCATCCTGTTGCTGTTGGCAGTGTTTCTGGGTGGTACGTCACTCTGGAAGGATATTGAAAGGCGCTATACCTTCAGTGTACTGGGTCTGCCGCTCTCGCGACAGGGGTATCTGCTGGGGCGCTTTGGCGGCACGGCTCTCTTTGTGCTTCTGGCGGCAGTTGTTATGGGAATCGCAGCTTGTGCGGTGGTTGGTTTTACATCTGCACTCCATCCGCCTGACAGGCCAATCGTCTGGGGCACTATGGGCCTCTGCATTCTGTTTGATGCCTTGAAATTCATCCTGCTGATTGCGGTGGCCTTTCTTTTTTCCACAGTCAGTACCTCCTTCTTTCTGCCGGTTTTCGGCACGATCGCCACGTTTCTGGCCGGTGGTGTCACGCAACAGGTCTATGAGTACATCAACTCACCCACTTCAAAAACCCTGTCGCCCACAGTTAAGCGGATTGCCTCTGGTCTGTATTACATTCTTCCCAATTTCAGTGCCTTTGATTTGAAGGTAAATGCGATTTACGGTCTCCCGGTTCCGGTTGACGGACTGTTGTTGACAATGGCCTATTTTGTTGTCTATGTGGGGATTCTGCTTTCTCTTTCCGCTGTCATTTTCCTGCGGCGTGAAATGAGGTAG
- a CDS encoding ATP-binding cassette domain-containing protein: MNAIEISGLYKQFTGKRMTKVDALKGLDLEIAKGEVFGFLGPNGAGKSTTIKLVMGLLRPTAGSAQIMGIDVSRSDSRIQVGYLPENPAFYDYLSADEYLSFVGSQFKMDEKLLRRRSEDVLKRLDLWEARKRPMRGYSKGMVQRVGLAQVLIHDPEVYILDEPMSGLDPLGRALVKDIILDLKRQGKCVFFSTHITDDVEKVCDRVGIVVKGSLVALDTVENVLRRGVEGYLVQISVRDAENRSVEGFEPIREHETTLEYYVQKEDFNRFMTQVSKRGFEVTLVETRRKDLEDFFLSLVQGS; the protein is encoded by the coding sequence ATGAACGCCATTGAGATATCCGGTCTTTACAAGCAGTTTACCGGGAAGCGGATGACAAAGGTCGATGCACTGAAAGGTCTTGATCTTGAGATTGCCAAGGGAGAAGTTTTCGGTTTTTTAGGACCAAATGGCGCCGGTAAGAGTACTACAATCAAGCTGGTTATGGGGTTGTTGCGGCCGACCGCCGGGTCAGCCCAAATTATGGGCATTGACGTATCTCGGTCCGATTCCCGCATCCAGGTCGGATATCTGCCCGAAAACCCGGCATTTTATGACTACCTGAGTGCAGATGAGTATCTATCTTTTGTCGGATCACAATTCAAAATGGATGAGAAGTTATTACGCCGTCGCTCCGAGGATGTCCTGAAACGTCTTGACCTGTGGGAAGCCCGCAAACGGCCGATGCGGGGGTACAGCAAGGGGATGGTGCAGCGGGTTGGGCTTGCCCAGGTGCTTATCCACGATCCGGAGGTCTATATCCTTGACGAGCCGATGAGCGGCCTGGACCCGCTCGGAAGGGCCCTGGTCAAGGATATCATCCTTGACCTTAAAAGGCAGGGCAAGTGTGTCTTCTTCAGTACCCATATCACCGATGATGTGGAGAAGGTCTGCGACAGGGTCGGTATTGTCGTCAAAGGTTCACTCGTGGCACTTGATACGGTAGAGAATGTTCTCAGGCGCGGAGTGGAGGGGTATCTCGTTCAGATTTCTGTAAGAGATGCTGAGAACCGTTCCGTTGAAGGTTTTGAGCCCATTCGGGAGCACGAGACAACCTTGGAATATTATGTCCAAAAGGAGGATTTCAACCGGTTCATGACGCAGGTGTCGAAACGTGGCTTTGAGGTTACTCTAGTCGAAACAAGGCGTAAAGATCTTGAAGATTTTTTCCTGTCTTTGGTGCAGGGATCTTGA
- a CDS encoding decaprenyl-phosphate phosphoribosyltransferase, producing MRLITVVVQLLRVPQWLKNLMLFFPPFLGGTLVDYHVLLKGTVPFAAFCLGSSAGYIFNDIRDMESDAMHPRKSRRPIASGRVTALSAWCLCAGLLLIAVFLSFQVSTRFPLYLILYLLITVAYTHLFRDVAVIDLLCISSGFVVRLLAGGDAFGIAVSDWLLLTVFLLAVFLSTGKRLSEKLSLGDSAGEHRKSLSTYPDGFLDGTMYMTGGAVLVTYTMYVIVRSFMVYTVPLCCFGLLRYIYRVKSGKGGDPTDSLLHDAPLLVISVAWAIMVAWGIYGK from the coding sequence ATGCGGTTGATCACTGTGGTAGTACAACTTCTTAGGGTTCCCCAATGGCTCAAGAACCTGATGTTGTTTTTCCCCCCCTTCCTGGGCGGAACCTTAGTTGACTATCACGTTCTGCTGAAAGGAACTGTCCCTTTTGCTGCATTCTGTCTCGGTTCCAGTGCCGGGTATATTTTCAACGATATCCGGGATATGGAAAGCGATGCCATGCACCCTCGAAAAAGTCGTCGACCGATCGCCTCGGGGAGGGTTACCGCATTGTCTGCCTGGTGTTTGTGCGCTGGGCTTCTTTTGATTGCGGTTTTTCTGTCATTTCAGGTTTCAACCCGTTTTCCGCTTTATCTTATACTTTATCTCCTGATCACTGTTGCGTACACGCATCTGTTCAGGGATGTTGCCGTGATCGACCTCCTCTGCATTTCGAGCGGTTTTGTGGTTAGACTTCTTGCTGGAGGAGATGCATTCGGCATAGCGGTTTCAGATTGGCTACTCCTTACTGTTTTTCTGCTGGCGGTGTTTCTCAGTACGGGAAAACGTCTGAGTGAAAAACTCTCTTTGGGCGATTCGGCAGGAGAGCACAGAAAATCACTTTCCACCTATCCCGATGGGTTCCTTGACGGCACCATGTATATGACCGGCGGTGCCGTTCTCGTAACCTATACCATGTATGTGATAGTCAGGAGTTTTATGGTGTATACCGTCCCTCTCTGCTGTTTCGGATTGCTTCGATACATTTATCGGGTCAAGAGTGGCAAAGGCGGAGACCCGACTGATTCTCTTCTGCATGATGCGCCGCTGCTGGTGATAAGTGTAGCCTGGGCAATCATGGTCGCTTGGGGAATATATGGCAAATAA